In Jannaschia sp. W003, the genomic stretch CCGCTCGTCGTTGCCGGCGTAGGTCGCGGCGACCTCGCAGCCCTGCGCCTTGAGCGCCTTCGAGATGGCCGCGCCGATGCCGCGCGAGCCTCCGGTGACCAGTGCGATCCGTGCCATGGTGGGTCTCCTCCTAGTTAATGCGTGTGCCGTTCGGGGTCGTCGCGCCAGGCCTCGCCGTCGGCGCGTCCCTGCTCCCACGCCTCCTGCAGGAGCGCGGGGTCGGTGAAGTCGAGCTTCGAGCCGGTCAGCACCGATTCCGAGGGCTGGACGTAGTCGACGCGCGCCTCGTCGGGGAGCGAGCGGAAGCGCTTGGTCAGGAGCACCAGGGTCCGGCCCCGGTCGGGGTCGGGCAGGGGGGCCTTGTCGACCATGCCGCCGTCGTAGACCGGCTCGCCGTCCCACGCGTCGGGGCGGAAGGCGGGGGGAACGGTTGCGGCCATGCGGACCAGCTCGGCCAGCCGCCCCTCGCGGGCGGCGGCGCGGGCGTCGATCAGGCGCTGCTCGACGCCCGCCGCGGACGACAGGCGCGGGCGCGGGGTGGGCGCCACGACCTGCTCCATCTGGTAGATCGCGCCGGCGGCCAGGGCGCGCGCCGAGGCGCCCGCGGCGTCGCCGGTGGTCGAGACCGAGATCTGGAACGCGGGGCCTTCGGCGATGCGCCGCTGCGCCTCGGCGTCGATCACGTCCTCGACGATGCTCTCGTAGACCCGCTGGTGCGGCGAGCGCCCGTCCTCGCCGTCGATCTCATCCAGGGCGACGTTCGCGTCGTTGCGCCGGAGCGCGCGGCTGAAGCGCTTGAACAGAAACGCCTCGCGGTCCGCGATCCAGGACGACGCCGAGAGCGCCCCGCCCGACACGCCCGTGACGCGCTCGGGGCGCAGCGCGAACCGCTCGCCCACCGCCTCCATCCAGCCGCCGTGCCAGAAACACCGCAGGCCGCCGCCCGAGAAGACGAGCTGCTCGTAGGGAAGAGGGGTGCGGTCCGCGGCGCTCATTCGCTCAAGCTGTCCTTGAGCGTTAACGCGTACGCCCCGCGTGCACCCCCCGTGCACCCCCCGTGCAGACGGATCGCCGCCCCCGGCGCGGGGGCCGGGGCGGTGTTCGGGGTGGGGCGGGGTGCGGCCATCGGGGCGCGTCGGGGCGGGGCCGGTCGGGCCCTGCCCGCAACCGTCAGGGACGCTCGACGCAGAGGGCGACGCCCATGCCGCCGCCGATGCACAGGGTGGCGAGGCCGCGCTTGGCGTCGCGGCGCTTCATCTCGTGCAGGAGGGTGTTCAGGACGCGGCAGCCCGAGGCGCCGATGGGGTGGCCGATGGCGATGGCGCCGCCGTTCACGTTCACGATCGACGGATCCCAGCCCATGTCCTTGTTCACGGCGCAGGCCTGCGCGGCGAAGGCCTCGTTGGCCTCGACCAGATCGAGGTCGTCCACCGACCAGCCAGCCTTCTCGAGCGCCTTGCGCGAGGCGTAGATGGGGCCAACGCCCATGTACTGCGGATCCAGTCCGGCGGTGGCGTAGGAGGCGATGCGGGCCAGCGGCTCGATGCCCCGGCGCTCGGCCTCGTCGGCGCTCATGAGGAGGGTCGCGGCGGCGCCGTCGTTGAGGCCGGAGGCGTTGGCGGCGGTGACCGAGCCGTCCTTGGTGAAGGCCGGGCGCAGCTTCTGCATGGCCTCCATCGTGGCGCCGTGGCGGATGTACTCGTCCTTGTCGACCACGGTGTCGCCCTTGCGGCCCTTGATGGTGTAGGCGACGATCTCCTCGTCGAACTTGCCCGCCTTTTGGGCGGCCTCGGCCTTGTTCTGGGAGGCCACGGCGAACTCGTCCTGCTGGTCGCGGCTGATCTGCCACTTCTCGGCGACGTTCTCGGCGGTCTGGCCCATGTGGTAGCCGTTGAAGGCGTCCCAGAGGCCGTCGCGGATCATGGTGTCGACCATCTTGATGTCGCCCATCTTCTGGCCCTGGCGCATGGACTGCGCGTGGGGGGCGAGCGACATGCTCTCCTGCCCGCCGGCGACCACGATGGCGGCGTCGCCGAGCTGGATGTGCTGGGCGCCGAGGGCGACGGCGCGCAGGCCGGAGCCGCAGACCTGGTTGATGCCCCAGGCCGAGGCCTCCTGCGGGAGGCCGGCGTTGATCGCGGCTTGGCGGGCGGGGTTCTGGCCCTGCGCGGCCGTCAGCACCTGACCCAGGATCGTCTCGGAGACCTCGGACGCGTCGATCCCGGCGCGCTCCACCACGGCCCGGATCACGGCGGTGCCGAGGTCGTGGGCGGGGGTGTTGGCGAAGGAGCCGAGGAAGCTGCCGACCGGCGTGCGGGCGGCGGAGGCGATGACGACGTTGGTCATGGAAGGGTCTCCCTGGGGGTCTGACAAGTGTCTCGTCCCGGCCCGTCTACTCCGCGGGGCGGGGCGATGCAAAGCGGAAGGGGGGGACGCGCCGGGTCGGGGCGCGGTGCGGCGGAGGGGACCGGGAGGGCGGGGAGGGCGCGCCCGACCCTCAGGCGCTCGCGCGGTCCTCGCCCGGGCCGCCGCGCAGCCAGACCGGCCGGACCTCGGGCGCGCCGTAGAGGTAGCCCTGCAGGCAGTCCACGCCGGCGCGCGCCGCGAAGTCCGCCTCGGCCCGGGTCTCGACCCGCTCGGCCACCGTCGCCATGCCGAGGCTGCGGCCGAGGGCGGCGATCCCCTCGAGCATGCACCGGCTGTCGGCGTCCGTGTCGCAGCCGCGCACGAAGGCACCGTCGATCTTCACGATGTCGAACAGGAGGCCCGCGAGGTGGCGCAGCTCCGAGCGGCCGGCGCCGAAGTCGTCGAGCGCGAAGCTAACGCCGCGCCCCCTCAGGTCGGAGATCAGGCCGCCCACCAGTTCGGGGACGCGCATGGCGCTGTCCTCGTTGATCTCCAGGATGAGGCGCTCTCCGGCGGAGGGGTCGGCCTTGAGGCCGCGGTTCAGCGTGGCGGTCCAGCGCGGGTAGCCGATGGAGCGGGCCGACATGTTGACCGACAGGCGCAGGCCGGGGTTGCGGCGCAGGGCGCCGAGGCCGCAGCGCAGCGCGGCGCAGTCCACAAGGCGCCCAAGCTCCTGCGCCTCGACGACGGCAACGAACTGCGCTGCGGGAATGATGCGGCCCGTGGGATCGAGTACGCGGACCAGCCCCTCGTGGAAGGCCACCGCGCCGGTGGCGGCGGAGACCACGGGCTGGAAGGCCAGCATGACGCGGCCGCGGTCCAGCGCCTCGCGGACCATGCCGATCACGCCCCGGTCGCGCGCCGCGGCGGCGAAGGCGATGGGGTCGGCGACGTCGGGCTCGGGCGGGGCTCTCATGGCCCCGCCCAATGCCATGCGGGGGTGAAGAATCCCTTACGCGGCGGCGCGGCTCCCGGCGGCCTCGACCGCGTCCACGATGGCGCCTACGAAGGCGTCCAGATCGTCCGGGTTGCGCGAGGTGATGAACCCGCCGTCCACCACCACCGGCTCGTCGACCACGTCGGCGCCGGCGTTGCGAAGGTCGGTGCGGATGCTCTTGTAGCAGGTCATCCGGCGGCCCGACGCGAGGCCCGCCTCGATCAGCAGCCACGGCGCATGGCACACGGCGGCGACGGGCTTGCCGGACTCGGCGAAGCCCTTCACCAGCGCGATCGCGGCGTCCTCGACGCGCAGGAGGTCGGGGTTGATCTGCCCGCCGGGCAGCACGAGCGCGTCGTAGTCGCCCGGGCCCACCTCGGCGAGGTCCTTGTCCGCTTGAAGCGACTTGCCCCAGTCGTCGCCGTCCCAGCCCTTGAGCGAGCCGCCGCCGGGGGTGGCGACGTGGACCGTGGCGCCCTTCGCGCGCAGGTCCTCGAGGGGCTTCATCAGCTCCGACTGCTCGAAGCCGTCGGTGGCGAGGATCAGGATCCTCGCGTCGGTGATCGTCGGCATGGTGCGTCCTTCCGAGTTGCTGTCGGGGTCCGAACGCGGTCCCCCGGGGGCACGGTTCCTCGGGCGGACAACGGGTTACGCGACGGTCCCCATTCAAACCCGCACCCTCGTCGCCGCTAGGGAAATACCGAGGGGGTCTGCAGGCTTCCCGGGATCGGTCCAGTGGACCGATCCGCCTGCGGACGGGCGAAGCCCCGGACGTGCGAAGCGCGGGGGCGGAGCCCCCCAACCCTCACTGCAAATCCGAGAACGCCGCCTGCAGCCGCTCCACCGCCCGCTCCACGTTCGCCCGCGTCGTGGCGATGTTGAAGCGCAGGAAGCTCTCGCCCCCGCGCCCGAAGGTCGGGCCGTGGTTGGCGGCGATGCGCGCGTCGCCCTCGACGCGGCGCGCCACCTCCTCGTGGCTCATGCCGGTGCCGCCGAAGTCCACCCAGCTCAGGTAGGTCGCCTCCAGCGCCACCGAGCCCACGCCGGGGATCGCGTTGACGCCCTCGTCGAAGATCCGCCGGTTGCGGTCGAGGTAGCGCATCAGCGCGTCCACCCACTCGGCGCCCTCGGGCGAGTAGGCCGCGCGGGCCATCTCCAGACCGAACAGCGAGGGCGAGAGCCCCAGCGCCCCCTTCCGCCGCGCGAAGCGCTGGCGGAGCCCTGGGTCCTCAATGGTGACGTTGCCGGTGTGGGCGCCGGCGATGTTGAAGGTCTTGGTGGTGGCCGTCATGGTCACCAGCCCCTCGGGGCCCGTCACGTTGGCCATCGGCACGTGGGTGTGGCCGGGATAGACGAGGTCGTGGTGGATCTCGTCGGACACCAGCACCAGCCCGTGGCGGCGGGCGAAGGCGGCGAAGCCCTCCAGCTCCGCGCGCGACCACACCCGTCCGTTGGGGTTGTGGGGCGAGCACAGGATCATCATCGACGCGCCCGATCCGGCCACCTCCGCGTCCCAGGCGTCGAAGTCGCAGACGTAGCGCCCGTCCTCGAGGGGCAGCTCGCATTCCACCACCTGGCGCCCGGCGGCGCGGATCACGCGCGCGAAGGCGTGGTAGACGGGCGTGAACAGCACCACCCCGTCGCCCGGCAGCGTGAAGGCGTCGACGCAGACGCCGGTGCCGTTCACCAGCCCGTGGGTGGTGAAGATCCACTCGGGCCGCAGCGCCCAGCCGTGCCGCTCGCGCATCCACCAGGCGACCGCCTCGCGGTGCGCGTCGTCGGCGCCGGGGTAGCCGTAGACGCCGTGCTCGTGCAGCCGCGCCACCGCGTCCGAGACCACCTGCGGCGGGCGGAAGTCCATGTCGGCGACCCACATGGCGATGCCGTCCGAGGGCGGGACGCCGTAGAGCGCCTCCATCCCGTCCCACTTCATGCAGTTGGTGCCGCGCCGGTCGATGGGCGCGTCGAAGCGGGGGTCGGCGGCGTGGTCCTGGGGCATGCGGGCTCCTCCTCGGGCGCGACCCTAGCGGCGCCGCGGGCGGGGGCAAGGCGCCCCCGGACGCTCACGCAGTTGCACGGTTTCGCGCGCCCGCGTAAGGGGCTGGCGCATGAAGCGGCCCATCCTCCTTCACCCCGATCCGCGCCTCAAGAAGCTCTGCGAGCCGGTGCCCGACCTCTCGGACGCCCGCCGCGCGCTGGCCGCCGACATGCTCGAGACCATGTACGCCGCGCCCGGCATCGGGCTGGCCGCGCCGCAGGTCGGCGTGCTGGAGCGCCTGATCGTGCTCGACTGCGACAAGGCGGACGACGCCGCGCCGCGCCCCCTCGTGATGTTCAACCCCGAGATCGTGGCCGCCTCGGACGACACCTCGACCTACGAGGAGGGGTGCCTGTCGATCCCCGACCAGTTCGCCGACGTGACCCGCCCCGCCGCGGTGACGGTGCGCTGGCTCGACGAGGGCGGCGCCGAGCGGCAGGAGGACATGGAGGGCCTCTGGGCGACCTGCGTGCAGCACGAGATCGACCACCTGGATGGGCGGCTCTTCATCGACCACATCGGCGCCATGCGGCGGCAGATGATCACCCGGCGCATGGTGAAGCTGAAGCGCGAGCGGGCGCGCGAGGCGCTGTAGCGCCGCCCCGTGGCGCCTTGGCCTTCGCGCCGCTATACGGCCCCCCATGACCGCCCCCGCCGCCGCCGCGTCCCTGCGCATCCGCCTCCATCCCGACCCGGTGCTCCGGGAGCCGTGCGCGCCCGTCACCGGCGACGCGACCGCGCTTGCCCGCGCCATGCTGGATGCGATGTACGCCGCGCCCGGCCGCGGCCTCGCCGGGCCGCAGGTGGGCGAATCCCTGCGCCTCTTCGTGATGGACGCCTCGTGGAAGGAGGGGCTGCCCGACCCGCGGGTGTTCGTGAACCCCGCCGTGGTGTGGGTTTCGGACGAGACCGACGTGGCCGAGGAGGGGTGCCTGTCGATCCCGGACACCCCCCGCCGCGTCCGGCGCCCCGTGGCCTGCCGCATCGCCTTCGACGGGGCGGGCGGCCTGCGCCGCGAGGCGGTGCTGGACGGCTTCGCCGCGCGCTGCGCCCAGCACGAGATCGACCACTTGGACGGTGTCCTGATCCTCGACCACGAGGCCCAGCCGTGACTCGCCCGATCCTGCGCTGGCCCGATCCGCGCCTGCGCCGCGCCGCCGCCCCCGTGGGCGAGGTCACCGATGCCCACCGCACGCTCTGGGACGAGATGATCGAGGTCATGCGCGCCATGCCGGGCGTCGGCCTCGCCGCGCCGCAGATCGGCGAGATGATCCGCCTCGCCGTGGTCGACGCCGGCCGGGGCGCGATCCGCCTCGCCGATCCCGAGATCGTCGCCAGCAGCGCCGAGCTGCGCCCCCACGAGGAGGCGTCGCCCTGCCTGCCGGGCGTCTCGGCCCTGGTCGCGCGCCCCCGCGCCGTGACGGTCCGCTACCTCGACGAGACCGGCGCGCGCACCGAGCGCGACTTCGTGATGCTGGAGGCCACGTCGATCCAGCACCAGATCGACCACCTGGAGGGACGCATGTTCTTCGACCGCCTCAGCCGCACCCGGCGCGACATGCTGCTCCGCAAGGCCCGCAAGTGCGCCTGATCTTCATGGGCACGCCGGACTTCGCGGTCCCCGTCCTCGATGCCCTCGTCGAGGCGGGCCACGAGGTCGTTGCCGTCTATTCCCAGCCCGCGCGCCCCGCGGGCCGCGGCAAGCGCCCGCGCCCCTCGGCGGTGCAGGCGCGGGCGGAAGCGCTGGGCGTCGAGGTCCGCACGCCGAAGACGTTGCGCGACGCGGCCGAGCAGGCCGCCTTCGCCGCCCTGGACGCCGAGGCCGCCGTGGTCGTCGCCTACGGGCTGATCCTGCCCGTGCCCGTGCTCGAGGCCCCCGCACACGGCTGCCTCAACGTCCACGCCTCGCTCCTGCCGCGCTGGCGCGGGGCGGCGCCGATCCAGCGGGCGGTCATGGCCGGCGACGCGCGCACCGGGGTTTGCATCATGCAGATGGAGCAGGGCCTCGACACCGGCCCCGTGCTCCTGCGCGAGGACACCGAGATCGGCGAGACCGACACCGCCGGCGACCTCGCGGGCCGCCTCGCGGAGATGGGCGCCCGCCTCGCCGTGCGGGCGCTGGCCAAGCTGCCGAGCCTCTCGCCCGTGCCCCAGCCCGAAGCGGGCGTCACCTATGCCGCCAAGATCGACAAGGCCGAGGCCCGCGTCCACTGGGACGGCGACGCCGCCGCCGTGGCGCGCCACGTCAACGGCTTGTCCCCCAGCCCCGCCGCCTTCGCCGAGCGCGGCGGCGCGCGCCTGCGCCTTCTGCGCGCGCGCGCGGTGGCGGGCGAGGGCGCGCCCGGCACCGTGATCGGCGCCGAGGGCCTCCGCGTCGCCGCCGGCACCGGCGCGGTCGAGATCCTGGAGGTTCAGCCCGCCGGCAAGGCGCCCATGGCCGCCGGCGACTGGCGCCGCGGCGCGCGCCTCGATGCGGGCGCGATGCTGGAGGACGGCTGATGTTCCCGACCCTCATGGGCACGGTCGTGATCGCCGGCATCGTCGGCTACCTCTCCGAGAAGACCGGCTTCACCCACAACGGCATCCTCCAGAGTATCGTGATCTGCGTGGGCGGGGCGTTCCTGTTCTACTTCGTGTCGATCATGTTCGGGGTGGGTTTCCGCGCGCAGGGCTGGAACGCGATTCTGGCGTCGGTGGGCGCACTGGTGATCGTGCCGACGCACTGGCGGCGGTAGGGGAGGGGGCTCCGCCCCCGGCCCTGCGGGCCTCCCCCGAGGTATTTCCGGCAAGATGAGGGGGTATCCTCGCCTTGCCCCAAATACCTCGGGGGGAGCGCGAAGCGCGGGGGGCGGCGCCCCCCCCCACTGGACCCGAAGCGCCTCGACCCATAGGTGGGGCGCAGACGGAGACACGCCGATGACCGACGCCCCCAAGCCGCCCCTCACGCTCCTCCTCGCCGCGCCGCGCGGCTTCTGCGCGGGCGTGGACCGGGCCATCAAGATCGTGGA encodes the following:
- a CDS encoding patatin-like phospholipase family protein, with the translated sequence MSAADRTPLPYEQLVFSGGGLRCFWHGGWMEAVGERFALRPERVTGVSGGALSASSWIADREAFLFKRFSRALRRNDANVALDEIDGEDGRSPHQRVYESIVEDVIDAEAQRRIAEGPAFQISVSTTGDAAGASARALAAGAIYQMEQVVAPTPRPRLSSAAGVEQRLIDARAAAREGRLAELVRMAATVPPAFRPDAWDGEPVYDGGMVDKAPLPDPDRGRTLVLLTKRFRSLPDEARVDYVQPSESVLTGSKLDFTDPALLQEAWEQGRADGEAWRDDPERHTH
- a CDS encoding acetyl-CoA C-acetyltransferase — protein: MTNVVIASAARTPVGSFLGSFANTPAHDLGTAVIRAVVERAGIDASEVSETILGQVLTAAQGQNPARQAAINAGLPQEASAWGINQVCGSGLRAVALGAQHIQLGDAAIVVAGGQESMSLAPHAQSMRQGQKMGDIKMVDTMIRDGLWDAFNGYHMGQTAENVAEKWQISRDQQDEFAVASQNKAEAAQKAGKFDEEIVAYTIKGRKGDTVVDKDEYIRHGATMEAMQKLRPAFTKDGSVTAANASGLNDGAAATLLMSADEAERRGIEPLARIASYATAGLDPQYMGVGPIYASRKALEKAGWSVDDLDLVEANEAFAAQACAVNKDMGWDPSIVNVNGGAIAIGHPIGASGCRVLNTLLHEMKRRDAKRGLATLCIGGGMGVALCVERP
- a CDS encoding EAL domain-containing protein, yielding MRAPPEPDVADPIAFAAAARDRGVIGMVREALDRGRVMLAFQPVVSAATGAVAFHEGLVRVLDPTGRIIPAAQFVAVVEAQELGRLVDCAALRCGLGALRRNPGLRLSVNMSARSIGYPRWTATLNRGLKADPSAGERLILEINEDSAMRVPELVGGLISDLRGRGVSFALDDFGAGRSELRHLAGLLFDIVKIDGAFVRGCDTDADSRCMLEGIAALGRSLGMATVAERVETRAEADFAARAGVDCLQGYLYGAPEVRPVWLRGGPGEDRASA
- a CDS encoding type 1 glutamine amidotransferase domain-containing protein — its product is MPTITDARILILATDGFEQSELMKPLEDLRAKGATVHVATPGGGSLKGWDGDDWGKSLQADKDLAEVGPGDYDALVLPGGQINPDLLRVEDAAIALVKGFAESGKPVAAVCHAPWLLIEAGLASGRRMTCYKSIRTDLRNAGADVVDEPVVVDGGFITSRNPDDLDAFVGAIVDAVEAAGSRAAA
- a CDS encoding MalY/PatB family protein, producing MPQDHAADPRFDAPIDRRGTNCMKWDGMEALYGVPPSDGIAMWVADMDFRPPQVVSDAVARLHEHGVYGYPGADDAHREAVAWWMRERHGWALRPEWIFTTHGLVNGTGVCVDAFTLPGDGVVLFTPVYHAFARVIRAAGRQVVECELPLEDGRYVCDFDAWDAEVAGSGASMMILCSPHNPNGRVWSRAELEGFAAFARRHGLVLVSDEIHHDLVYPGHTHVPMANVTGPEGLVTMTATTKTFNIAGAHTGNVTIEDPGLRQRFARRKGALGLSPSLFGLEMARAAYSPEGAEWVDALMRYLDRNRRIFDEGVNAIPGVGSVALEATYLSWVDFGGTGMSHEEVARRVEGDARIAANHGPTFGRGGESFLRFNIATTRANVERAVERLQAAFSDLQ
- the def gene encoding peptide deformylase, producing MKRPILLHPDPRLKKLCEPVPDLSDARRALAADMLETMYAAPGIGLAAPQVGVLERLIVLDCDKADDAAPRPLVMFNPEIVAASDDTSTYEEGCLSIPDQFADVTRPAAVTVRWLDEGGAERQEDMEGLWATCVQHEIDHLDGRLFIDHIGAMRRQMITRRMVKLKRERAREAL
- a CDS encoding peptide deformylase, whose translation is MTAPAAAASLRIRLHPDPVLREPCAPVTGDATALARAMLDAMYAAPGRGLAGPQVGESLRLFVMDASWKEGLPDPRVFVNPAVVWVSDETDVAEEGCLSIPDTPRRVRRPVACRIAFDGAGGLRREAVLDGFAARCAQHEIDHLDGVLILDHEAQP
- the def gene encoding peptide deformylase, with protein sequence MTRPILRWPDPRLRRAAAPVGEVTDAHRTLWDEMIEVMRAMPGVGLAAPQIGEMIRLAVVDAGRGAIRLADPEIVASSAELRPHEEASPCLPGVSALVARPRAVTVRYLDETGARTERDFVMLEATSIQHQIDHLEGRMFFDRLSRTRRDMLLRKARKCA
- the fmt gene encoding methionyl-tRNA formyltransferase, which codes for MRLIFMGTPDFAVPVLDALVEAGHEVVAVYSQPARPAGRGKRPRPSAVQARAEALGVEVRTPKTLRDAAEQAAFAALDAEAAVVVAYGLILPVPVLEAPAHGCLNVHASLLPRWRGAAPIQRAVMAGDARTGVCIMQMEQGLDTGPVLLREDTEIGETDTAGDLAGRLAEMGARLAVRALAKLPSLSPVPQPEAGVTYAAKIDKAEARVHWDGDAAAVARHVNGLSPSPAAFAERGGARLRLLRARAVAGEGAPGTVIGAEGLRVAAGTGAVEILEVQPAGKAPMAAGDWRRGARLDAGAMLEDG